Proteins from a genomic interval of Chitinophagaceae bacterium:
- a CDS encoding cystathionine gamma-synthase, with product MKNKKYKFGTKAIHAGIRPDSVTGAIMTPIYQTSTYVQEAVGVHKGFEYSRTQNPTRAVLEENLAALENGNFAVCFASGMAAIDTIIKLCKPGDEIVVTNDLYGGTYRVFSKVYADYGLIFHYVDMRNLDEVPKKINSKTKLIWAETPTNPMLSIIDIKSLSEIAHKNNCLLCVDNTFATPYLQNPLDLGADLVIHSGTKYLGGHSDVVHGAVIGKDMEIYDKLSFYQNSCGGVPGPQDCFLMLRGIKTLHIRMDRHSENAIKIAEFLMGHEKVDGVFYPGLKDHPNHAIATSQMKKFGGMLSFKLKNADLEETMMFCKQTKLFALAESLGGVESLIGHPATMTHAAIPQSEREKSGISNNLIRLSVGIEDVEDLINDLREALEK from the coding sequence ATGAAAAATAAAAAATATAAATTCGGTACGAAAGCTATTCATGCAGGTATCAGACCTGATTCTGTAACCGGTGCAATAATGACTCCTATTTATCAAACATCTACTTATGTTCAGGAGGCAGTTGGTGTTCATAAAGGTTTTGAGTATTCACGAACACAAAATCCGACCAGAGCTGTTTTAGAAGAAAATCTAGCTGCATTGGAAAATGGCAATTTTGCTGTTTGCTTTGCCAGTGGTATGGCTGCTATTGATACGATTATAAAGCTTTGTAAACCCGGCGATGAAATTGTAGTTACTAATGACTTATATGGAGGCACTTACCGGGTTTTCAGCAAAGTATATGCTGACTATGGATTAATTTTTCACTATGTAGACATGAGAAACTTGGATGAAGTACCTAAAAAAATAAACAGCAAAACAAAATTAATTTGGGCAGAAACGCCTACAAATCCAATGTTAAGCATAATTGATATTAAATCACTGTCTGAGATTGCTCATAAAAACAATTGTCTGCTGTGCGTTGATAACACTTTTGCTACGCCATATTTACAAAACCCATTAGACTTAGGCGCAGATTTAGTTATTCACTCCGGAACCAAGTATTTGGGAGGACATTCTGATGTGGTGCATGGGGCTGTTATAGGAAAGGATATGGAAATTTATGATAAGCTTTCTTTTTATCAGAACAGTTGTGGCGGGGTTCCCGGTCCTCAGGATTGCTTTTTGATGCTGAGAGGTATCAAAACCTTACATATTCGAATGGACAGACACAGTGAAAATGCTATAAAAATTGCAGAATTTTTAATGGGGCATGAAAAAGTTGACGGTGTTTTTTATCCGGGTTTAAAAGATCATCCAAATCATGCTATAGCGACTTCTCAAATGAAGAAATTCGGCGGTATGCTGTCTTTCAAATTGAAAAATGCTGATTTAGAGGAAACTATGATGTTTTGTAAGCAAACGAAATTATTTGCTTTAGCAGAATCTCTGGGAGGAGTTGAGTCATTAATTGGTCATCCGGCTACTATGACTCATGCGGCTATACCGCAATCAGAAAGAGAGAAGTCCG